The stretch of DNA CCCGGTAGGGCTTGAAACTAATTCCACCGTGAAAAAAGACCTCTAAATTAGGCCATAATTCTGAAATATTTTTAACATCTGCTTCTTGGAGTATTCTTTGAAGCAAAACCATCATCCAGCTTGGCACACCCAGTAAGCTTCCTACGTCTTCATTCTTAACTTCAGAGATAATGGCTCTCAGCTTACTTTCCCATTCTGACATTAGGGAAACCTTTTTACTTGGGGTTGTGGTAATTTCAACCCAGAAAGGAAGGTTATCGATGAGAATAGCTGATAAGTCTCCGAATTTTGTGTTGAAATCAGCATAGAGCTCCGAGCTTCCCCCTAATCGTAAATTTTTATTGGTAAAAAGTTGATTTTCAGGGTGATTATTGGCATAAATAGACACCATGTCTTTTCCCGCTTTCATATGACAGTACTCCAGACTTTCAGCAGAAATAGGGATGAATTTGCTTTTAGCATTAGTGGTGCCTGATGATTTGGCGAAGTGTTTAATATAGCCTGGCCAGCTTACATCTTTGTAGCCTTGTCTTGCTCTTTCAATATAAGGTTCGAAATCTTCATACGTAACTACCGGAACTTTATTTTTAAAGTCCTGATAACTGGAAATAGAATTAAAACCATACTTTTTGCCGTACTCAGTATCTTCAGCATGAAACAGTTGAGAAAATAAGATACCTTTCTGGGTCTCAATAGGATGGTTCATGAAATTTTGGATCTGATCTATCCTTTGACGGATAAACCAGTTCACTACAGTATTGAAGAGTGCTTTCGTTGCCATTTCAACAAATATAATGATATTTGAATTTTCAGAGAATTTTTTATGCCCTAAAATAAAAAACCGTTACAATTATTGTAACGGTTGAATGTTTGAATTTATTGTTTTTAGCAATACTCGTCGTAAGCAGCTTGAAGGTTTGCAGCAATTGCTCCTGCAGGATTTCCTTCAATGTGATGTCTTTCCAGCATATGAACCAATTCTCCGTCTTTAAAAAGAGCTACACAAGGTGAGCTTGGAGGGAATGGTGCTAAGTGCTTTCTTGCTTCTGAAACGGCTTCTGTGTCAAAACCAGCGAAAACTGTTGTTAAATGATCAGGTTTTTTATCTCCCGTTAATGAGTAAACAACTCCTGGGCGTGCTGCTCCTGCTGCACATCCACATACTGAATTGATTACAAGAAGTGTAGTTCCTGATTGCTTTAATGCTTCTTCTACCTGAGCTGGTGTTGTCAAGTCTGTGAAACCTTTATCTGTAAGTTCAGCCTTCATAGGCATTACTAAATCTGTTGGATACATTTTTTGTTTTTTTAAATCTCTACAAAGGTAAAAAATTATTTAGGTTTGATCAATTTATAAAAACTATTGATCTATTAGGGAAACTGGATGATGATCAATAACGCGGAGTGAAAATACTATAATAATATTAATAAAAAAGTGAATAAATATTATGTATAATGGAAATTAATTGCTAAATTTGAAATGATTCTAAAAACAACCAACCATGAAAAAGCATTTTTTACGTCTTTCCCTCGACTTATAAAATGCATTCAACACCGTCTGTCATTTACAGACATTTTTAAGCATTTATTAAATAAAATGAAGCCCGAAAGTAATTTCGGGCTTCATTAATCAAATCGATATGCAAAGGTTGAATATCCTTATTTAAAATTGCTGACAGATGATAGAAGGGCACTGTCAGCCGATCATTATGAAAGGAGTTTTTTAGCCATTTCGGAAATACTTTTTCCGTCAGATTTTCCGGCTAATGTTTTTGAGGCAACTCCCATTACCTTTCCTAAATCTTTCATTGATTCAGCTCCTGTCTGCGAAATAATAGCTTTCATTTCGGTTTCCAGCTCTTCTGAAGTAAGCTGTTGAGGTAAGAATTTCTCAATGACTTTCATCTGAGCATCTTCTACTTCAGCTAAGTCTGTTCTTCCCTGCGCAGTAAACTGTTCGTAAGAATCCTTACGCTGTTTAATCATTCTTTGCAAAATTGCAATTTCCTGCTCCGCTGAAACTTCTGCTCCTTTTGCTTCTGTTTTTAAAAGCTGGATTTGAGATTTTACGGCACGAAGAGAATCCAAAGCAACTTTATCTTTTGCTCTCATTGCCGTTTTTATCCCTTCAGTAATTATATTTTCTAAACTCATGTTTTCAAATTTAACAATGTATCAATGTAACAGTTTACCAAGAATTGATCAAAGGAAGATTGTTACATTGGTACATTTCTACATTGTTATATTACTTAGTCTACGTCTTTATTTAAGAATCTGTTTTCTCTAACCTGCATAGAACCGTTATTGTCAGATAAATATGTGTTTATATTCTGATCTGAAGCATTAGTTCCGTCGATCGAGATATTTTTTCTCTTGAATGCAGGAACAGATTCAAATTCATTCGTATTATCAAAACTTTGATAACGGGAATTAAATTCTTTTAATTTATTTCTTCTCTCGATTACTCTGTCCTGATCCATAGTCTTATTCACGAAAGTGAATTCACTCTCTGATGTTTGCGGAGTTTCAGGTTCAGTTTTATTTTCTACTACAGGCTTGTTTTCTACAGCAGGAACCTCTTTTATGGGTTGAAAATTCTGAACAGGTTCTTCGGCTATTTGACTAATTGCATCCACAGAAGTACTAAACTCAGCTTTTGGCTGTCCGTAATCTGTTTTTGGCTCATTGAGAGGCTCATTAACAAAGAAGCTGAATTCAACAGGTTTTTCTTCCGAAAAAGAATGACTTGGAGAACTTGTCTTAGGTTCCTCTCTTCTTTCTTCCGTTTCAAATGAGAACGACTGAATCTCAAGATCGTTAGGATCGGTATCCTCATCATAAGAAAATAAATTGTAGGCATCCTGCTCTTCATCTTCTTCGTTTCTCCAACTCTGAACCGGATTGTCTAATGTATCTTCCTCTCTGTCAGAGAACTTTATTTCTGTTTTAACGTCTTCGTCTTCAATGGTCATTTTTTTTTCGGTTGACGTTACCTTGAACTGAGTAGTATCCTGGTCTTCATCATCCAATCTGAACAGGTTTTTCCCTCCGAAATCATATCCTTGTTCAGGAGCAGTTTCTCTTTCTTCTCTTGTTTTAAAAGGAGAAGCTTTCGGAGACTCTAACTTATCATTTAAACCGATTCTTATTTTCTCTGTAGGACCTGCGAATTTTTTATTATCATTTGAAAAACCAGTAGCAATAACCAGAACGCTTACTGCATCTCCTAATTCTTCATCAGCTCCCACCCCAAAAATAATATCTGCAGTGTTTCCTGCTTCTTTCTGAATATGATCCATAATGATACCGATTTCATCCATCGTCACTTCTTCAGCACCACTTCTGATCAACAATAGTACATTTTTAGCACCTGTAATTTTATTGTCATTCAATAACGGAGAATCGAGAGCTTTTCTTACTGCCTCTTCGGCCTTATTTTCACCGGAAGCAGTACCAGTAGACATTAACGCCGTACCAGAGTTTTGAAGTACGGATTTTGCATCTCTAAAGTCAATGTTTACATCAAAATAACCAGTAATAACTTCTGCCATTCCTTTTGCAGCATTGGTTAATACTTCATCGGCCTTTGAAAACCCTTGTTTGAACCCAAGGTTTCCGAACTGCTGTCTTAGTTTATCATTATTGATTACAATTAATGAGTCTACATTATTTCTTAATTTATCAAGTCCGTTTTCGGCTTGTTCAAGTCTTCTTTTACCTTCGAAGCTGAAAGGAACAGTAACGATACCTACCGTTAAGATTCCCATATCTTTAGCTACTTTAGCAATAACAGGAGCGGCACCCGTTCCGGTTCCACCTCCCATTCCGGCAGTAATGAAAACCATCTTTGTGTTTTGTCCCATCGCAGCCTTGATTTCTTCAATACTTTCGATTGCGGATTTTTCTCCAACTTCAGGATCAGCGCCGGCTCCAAGTCCTTCGGTAATCGTAGTACCTAACTGAACTTTATTTGAAACAGGGTTATTATCTAAAGTTTGAGCATCTGTATTACAGATCACGAAATCAACTCCGTGAATCCCTTTCTCGTACATGTGTTTCAGGGCATTGTTTCCACCACCACCAACACCAATTACTTTTATGATTGATGAATTTCCTTTTGGTAAATCAAATGAAAATCCTTGTGTGCCTATATTTTCCATAATTATAATTTTAAAAATTGACTATGATAATTGATAAGGGAATAATCATTTATCGCTTATCATTCATCATTTATAATTTATTCTACTTCTTCAAAGAATTTTTTTACTTTTTCCATAAGCGACTGTCCGAATGTCAATCTTGCCGCTTTTTTATGTTCCTGCTGTTCTTTTACAACTTCCTGTTCCTGAACCTGTGTAACCTGCTGTGCAGTTGTTGTCGTTTCAGAAGTATTGGCTGTAATTTCCTGTTGGCTTTTTTCCTGAACCGCTTCTTCCTCTTCCAGGATTACTTGTTTTTTATCACGGATTTTTAAACTTTCCATGAGTAATCCAATAGAAGTTGCAAATTCAGGGCCTTTCAGGTATTGGTTTTTGTCATTGGCGATATATTCGTTGGCAAAACCAATTCTGCTGTCAAAACCTGTGGTATAGTTGGCTAGTTGACGCAGGTGCTTCAGGTTGGATCCCCCACCTGTAAGAACAATTCCTGCAATTAGCTTTTTCTTTTGTTCAAAAGCTCCGTAAGCCTTCAGTTCCGTATTCACCATTTCCAGGATTTCCTCTACTCTGGCGTTGATGATCTGGGCTAAGGTCTTTAAAGAAATTTCTTTATCCGGTCTTCCATGAAGCCCCGGAATGGTAACGAAAGTACTGTCTTTTTCCAACTCCGGTACTGCAGATCCGAATTTTACTTTCAGTTGTTCTGCATGTTTTTCGATAATTGAACAGCCTTCTTTAATATCCTCGGTAATGATTCCACCACCATAAGGGATTACACAGGTATGACGGATGATATTGTCTTTAAAAATAGCAATATCTGTGGTTCCGCCACCAATATCTACGATAGCTACACCAGCTTCTTTTTCTTCTTTGGTAAGAACAGCTTCAGAAGAAGCTAAAGGCTCTAAAGTAAGCGCTTCCATTTCAAGTCCGGCCTCTCTTACACATCTTGCGATGTTTCTGATACTGCCCATTTGTCCAACGACAACATGAAAATTAGCCTCAAGGCGTTTTCCATGCATTCCTACCGGTTCCTGAATTTCACCTTCGGAATCCACCTTATATTCCTGAGGAAGAACATGAATAATTTCTTCTCCAGGCAGCATAACCAGCTTTTTCACCTGATCTTTCAGTGCTTCGATGTCGTCATCCGTAATAAACTTGTCCGGATGCTCACGCATAATATAATCGGAGTGTTGCAATGAACGAATGTGTTTTCCTGCAATACCAACCGTAACTTTGTGGATAGGAACTCCTGCACTTGATTGTGCTTCGGATACAGCCGCCTTGATTGAATTAATGGTCTGCGAAATATTATTCACAATACCCTTATGAACTCCAAGACTTTTGGCCTTTCCTACACCGAGAACTTCTATTTTCCCGTGTGCATTCCTCCTTCCGACAATCGCGACTATCTTTGTTGTCCCGATGTCCAGACCTACTGAATACTCTTGATTTTCCATTTGTTTATATCGATTTGATTTTTATTCTATTTTAACTTTTGCTTTCGGCTTTACTGCCGGTTTTTTTTCAGATGTCTTTTTGGTTTCCTTTGGTTGGGTTGTCGTTTTTGGTTTGGCACTTTCCTTTGGCTTAGAGCTTTGCTTTTTTGCCTCTGTAGGTTTTAATTTAGTTTCTGTTTTCTTTGCTAATACCGGCGGTGGAACTTTTGCTAATTCTTTCCGTCCGGCACTTAAAATACTGTCATTTTCCTTAAAGCGAGGGTTTAAAGTGGTGACAATCTGATTCTGGTATTTTACAGAAATCATATTGTATTTCTGAGGATCCTGATAAACAAGATATTTCTCAACAAATGCCTTAAAACCTTTTACTTTAAGCTCAATATT from Chryseobacterium piperi encodes:
- the ftsZ gene encoding cell division protein FtsZ, which codes for MENIGTQGFSFDLPKGNSSIIKVIGVGGGGNNALKHMYEKGIHGVDFVICNTDAQTLDNNPVSNKVQLGTTITEGLGAGADPEVGEKSAIESIEEIKAAMGQNTKMVFITAGMGGGTGTGAAPVIAKVAKDMGILTVGIVTVPFSFEGKRRLEQAENGLDKLRNNVDSLIVINNDKLRQQFGNLGFKQGFSKADEVLTNAAKGMAEVITGYFDVNIDFRDAKSVLQNSGTALMSTGTASGENKAEEAVRKALDSPLLNDNKITGAKNVLLLIRSGAEEVTMDEIGIIMDHIQKEAGNTADIIFGVGADEELGDAVSVLVIATGFSNDNKKFAGPTEKIRIGLNDKLESPKASPFKTREERETAPEQGYDFGGKNLFRLDDEDQDTTQFKVTSTEKKMTIEDEDVKTEIKFSDREEDTLDNPVQSWRNEEDEEQDAYNLFSYDEDTDPNDLEIQSFSFETEERREEPKTSSPSHSFSEEKPVEFSFFVNEPLNEPKTDYGQPKAEFSTSVDAISQIAEEPVQNFQPIKEVPAVENKPVVENKTEPETPQTSESEFTFVNKTMDQDRVIERRNKLKEFNSRYQSFDNTNEFESVPAFKRKNISIDGTNASDQNINTYLSDNNGSMQVRENRFLNKDVD
- the ftsA gene encoding cell division protein FtsA, with protein sequence MENQEYSVGLDIGTTKIVAIVGRRNAHGKIEVLGVGKAKSLGVHKGIVNNISQTINSIKAAVSEAQSSAGVPIHKVTVGIAGKHIRSLQHSDYIMREHPDKFITDDDIEALKDQVKKLVMLPGEEIIHVLPQEYKVDSEGEIQEPVGMHGKRLEANFHVVVGQMGSIRNIARCVREAGLEMEALTLEPLASSEAVLTKEEKEAGVAIVDIGGGTTDIAIFKDNIIRHTCVIPYGGGIITEDIKEGCSIIEKHAEQLKVKFGSAVPELEKDSTFVTIPGLHGRPDKEISLKTLAQIINARVEEILEMVNTELKAYGAFEQKKKLIAGIVLTGGGSNLKHLRQLANYTTGFDSRIGFANEYIANDKNQYLKGPEFATSIGLLMESLKIRDKKQVILEEEEAVQEKSQQEITANTSETTTTAQQVTQVQEQEVVKEQQEHKKAARLTFGQSLMEKVKKFFEEVE
- a CDS encoding GH3 auxin-responsive promoter family protein, yielding MATKALFNTVVNWFIRQRIDQIQNFMNHPIETQKGILFSQLFHAEDTEYGKKYGFNSISSYQDFKNKVPVVTYEDFEPYIERARQGYKDVSWPGYIKHFAKSSGTTNAKSKFIPISAESLEYCHMKAGKDMVSIYANNHPENQLFTNKNLRLGGSSELYADFNTKFGDLSAILIDNLPFWVEITTTPSKKVSLMSEWESKLRAIISEVKNEDVGSLLGVPSWMMVLLQRILQEADVKNISELWPNLEVFFHGGISFKPYREQYGQIIGKNINYYEIYNASEGFFGIQDRSNSDEMLLMLDYGIFYEFIPMEQFHFSNPNVVSLEHVEVGKNYAMIITTNGGLWRYLIGDTVVFTSINPFRVKISGRTKHYINAFGEELMITNVECALTKACEATGAAITDFTGAPVFMKENESGAHEWIFEFSKNPDDLESFTKAFDECLKAVNSDYEAKRYNNITLKRPIVHIARPNLFYCWLESKGKLGGQNKVPRLSNDREYIDPLLELNKA
- a CDS encoding GatB/YqeY domain-containing protein, which produces MSLENIITEGIKTAMRAKDKVALDSLRAVKSQIQLLKTEAKGAEVSAEQEIAILQRMIKQRKDSYEQFTAQGRTDLAEVEDAQMKVIEKFLPQQLTSEELETEMKAIISQTGAESMKDLGKVMGVASKTLAGKSDGKSISEMAKKLLS
- a CDS encoding BrxA/BrxB family bacilliredoxin is translated as MYPTDLVMPMKAELTDKGFTDLTTPAQVEEALKQSGTTLLVINSVCGCAAGAARPGVVYSLTGDKKPDHLTTVFAGFDTEAVSEARKHLAPFPPSSPCVALFKDGELVHMLERHHIEGNPAGAIAANLQAAYDEYC